In Plasmodium cynomolgi strain B DNA, chromosome 6, whole genome shotgun sequence, the sequence TGAAAGGAAGATCGCCGTGACGTAAACTAAAACGCGTTGCACAAGTGAAGTAACACGCTTCCGATTTTTGCTCCTTTGTATTTGTTGCCTACTCGTGTACGCATTGGGGGgtcataacttttttttttcctttttttcccatccgTGTGTTACCCTCTTGTCGTGTTAAACGTCACTGTTCAGGCCGATTAAGAAGGACACACATTTGAGCATATTGGTCATATGCGGGGGGGATACATGTGtaaagtgaatttttttttttttttctttcctttgcttcctccttttcgctCACCACATCCGTTGCAACAGTGTGCAAAGGGGCCTGTGCACTGCTGGCATACCTTCGAAGTGACGAGTGGAGACAGGGGAACGAACCGGGGGGGAGACTTAACCCGCACGTCATTGTAACACTGTAGGTGTGTGTACACTGTTGAACTTACGCAACACACATGTGTAGCCTCGTACGGGACACACTTCCCCTTCAGTCAGGGAAAGGAACTCTCCCCAAGGATGTTGCAAATCTGCCAGAACAtgtgcaggtaaaaaaatatacaatagGATAGGAGTGGTACGACCTGTTCCACGTATCACTGCACAGTTAAAACGTGCGGAAGGAAATGGCAGTTGTCGTCAGTGTAGCGGCAAGCCGTTGAGAGCTTCCCATCAATGCCGCGCTAATCTGCTAGACGTACCTCCTTCTGGTGGGGCATGCGTCGGCATGAGTCGGCATGAGTCTCCCTACCGCAGAGctgtgtgtatgtacatgcggTGGTGGATTGCTCGAACGGTTTATGCGAATGGGAGAGGGGAGGGTGACGGGAGAGAGTTACCTTGGCCGGTCATCCCCCCCCTCGAAGAAACGAAACAAAGAATAATCCGTCGCGGCGGCGATCGCAAAGAGTTCTCGTttgacatgaaaaaaaaaaaagcgaggAGCAGTGGAGCAAAGGGTAGTGGAGCAAAGGGCAGTGGAGCAAAAAGCAGTGGAGCAAAGGGCAGTGGAGCAAAAAGCGGTGGAGCAAAAAGCAGTTACGTCCCGTGGAGGCACCCGTGGGCGACGTGGCAAGTCCCCTCCTAAGCGTGGGGCCGCTAAAAATCGTAACGGCGATTCTCCTTCATCTTCCGCTGCTCACGGAGCATAATGAGGTGTTCCTCGTGGATGACGTCTCTGAAGTCCTCGATGCCTGCGCGTGTGCGGGGGGGGGGTGATTGCGCCATGTAGCGATGTAGCGATGTAGCGAGTGGAGAAGTGGAGGAGTGCGCAATTGGCGAACCGCTTCGACGAACCGCTATCGACGAACCGCTACTGGCGAATCGCTTCGACGAACCGCTAGCCGCACCGCTAGCCGCATCCGTGTGCAACGCGGAGAGGGAGCCTTACCCTCCTCGAAGGCCTTGATAACCGCCAGGCGAGTAGGCACGTGCACGTTCTGGTGAACCATCTTTCGAAGTTCCTTATTCTCCGGAGTAAGTGCACACAGATTCTCCCATTCGAGATTCACATCATACACATAATAGTTGTACCTGTCATTAAAAACACACTCGGTCATCATCTCCATCATGGTGTATTCATCGTAACGAGGAAATAATCCAGGTGCACACTCTCCTCCGTACTTCTCCTGCAACAGCTTATTCTCCTTTAGTATTTTACACTTAgtccaaaaaggggatggTAGTCTATACTGTAGAGTCCTCCCTCTcgcgtaaaaaatttttatttgagtGTGTATGTTGGCTTGTAAGAAAATCTCGAAAAGGGGCATCTTTACGTCCATCTTTAGGTTCACAATTTGCATCTTatgtccaaattttttctttactttgCTGATTAGACTCTCCATTTTATCCTTGTCTCCCTCCATCAGTTTGCAGTACGGGCCTGCGGCGGTTAAGAAGTGAAGCGGTGGTGAGAAGTGAAGCGGTGGTGAGGAAGCGGTGGTGAGGAAGCGGTGGTGAGGAAGCGGTGGTGAGGAAGCGGTGGTGAGGAAGCGGTGGTGAGGAAGCGGCGGTGAGGAGGCGGCGGTGAGGAGGAGGCGGCGGTTTGGACGCGGCGGTTTGGACGCCGTGGTGCACAATCGATGCCGTCTCAGAATCGCAGTGGTGTGCACGCCCACAGCCGCAGCCAACCTCGCCAACCTCGCCAACCTGGCCAGCCTCGCCAAGCAGGCCACGTTCGTTGCTGCGCTACATGCGCTAGCTTACCCAGCTTGGGCGTCACGAAATACAGCACGTTCTTCTCTTTGTTCATCTGTGCCTCATAGTTGCAGTGGTTGATTAGGCGCGTCTGTCGCATGATATCCAACACCTTCTGCCTGCTCTCGTGCGTGAGCGTGTAGTCGTCCGCGCCCCGCTGCTCGTCCTCTGCCTTGTTTCTAATTTCCTCCTTCATCAGGAGCTCCTCCCACGTCTCCACGGGGGGCAGCGGCGGGATGTACCTGCGGGGAAGCGGAAAAGCGGtaaagcggtgaagcggtaaaGCGGTAAAGCGGTAAAGCGGTAAAGCGGCGGTATAGCGGCGGCAACGCGGCGGAAAAGCGGTCACGTGGTGGCAACGCGGCGGCAACGCGGCGAAGTGGCGCCTTCGTCATGGCGGCCTCTCCTTCTTCGCCACAATAGAGCCACTTAGCCCATTCCCGCGGACGTACTCATCCGTGTAGTATTTATAATCGTCCAGTTCCTCCGTAGACTTCAAAACGGTGATAGGTCTATGCAAAGCCCTCCCCACCCTAGGGACTGGGACCTTCTTCCTACCTCCCCAGGGGTGAACTAACACTTGGAGATCCCTCTGCAATGTGAAGCTGCGAACGAAGGGCACCTTCACCGTCAACACAAAAACTAGCAGAAACCACAGGAGCTGACGTAGAGCTCGCGGCACGGGGGGCATCTGCGAGGCTTCACATTTGTGGCTATGTAGCATTTGTTCGAACGGGGGGCGCGCACAGAGGTCTCTGCACACATGGTGATGCGAGGCGTGTCAAGGTGAGGCAGCGGAAAAGGGAAGTTGGCTTTGTTCGCCGCGAGCAGTAGCAAGCATCGTTGTAAATACCACAGGACTGACAAGGTACACACCTTTTTTCGCCAACGTCCAAAAGGgggcagaagaaaaaaaaaaaaaNANANNNNNNNNNNCCCTTTCCAAACCTCTGCAATTTTGgtgttaactttttttcgttaattaaaaagagtTACATGTTGATTCGTGACGATATGCCCCCATGGTGCGGAATGAAGGGCACGTACACATGATGGCGGGGGCTGCTTATCTTAGCAACGCGGTCACGAATTGGCAAATGGGCCGCTGCAAAAATGTGGGCACGTGCATGCGCATGCGAACGCAGGCGAGTGGCGGAACGGAAAGGGGGGCTGCTGTGAAGGAGCGGCGCGGAGAGCGGCGTGGAGGGCGGCGTGGAGGGCAGTGTGGTCGGGTCGGCTCACCACTTACCGCTTATGGCTCACC encodes:
- a CDS encoding hypothetical protein (putative) produces the protein MLHSHKCEASQMPPVPRALRQLLWFLLVFVLTVKVPFVRSFTLQRDLQVLVHPWGGRKKVPVPRVGRALHRPITVLKSTEELDDYKYYTDEYIPPLPPVETWEELLMKEEIRNKAEDEQRGADDYTLTHESRQKVLDIMRQTRLINHCNYEAQMNKEKNVLYFVTPKLGPYCKLMEGDKDKMESLISKVKKKFGHKMQIVNLKMDVKMPLFEIFLQANIHTQIKIFYARGRTLQYRLPSPFWTKCKILKENKLLQEKYGGECAPGLFPRYDEYTMMEMMTECVFNDRYNYYVYDVNLEWENLCALTPENKELRKMVHQNVHVPTRLAVIKAFEEGIEDFRDVIHEEHLIML